In one Pseudomonas purpurea genomic region, the following are encoded:
- a CDS encoding RHS repeat-associated core domain-containing protein: MTVQVSHHTATPTLSVTDPRGLAIRSVGYCRQRVEQAMDARITRQRFDAAGRLIASWDPRLWEMAPRPNLATTHTLSGTALLTDSVDGGWQLSLLGETGQSRSGWDGRGSQRHTEYDGLQRPVVITEQASDGPARIVDRLTYGSSDEAFAEHNQCGQVIRHDDPAGSQVFADYGLHGLALSEDRRVLSDLETPDWPLAIDARDALLEPQSFITTHTYNPTGEIRVQTDAKHNLRTFSHTVAGELKGVWLKQAAAEEPHVLVSNIHYNAFGQIDSETAGNGVVTTSEYGVDDGRLIRLVAGLAQQKPLQDLNYTYDPVGNIVELQDRSRSVGHFNNQRIEPVSHYRYDSLSQLVEAKGWEVSAPSHGPALPGLVPTPLDPNQLRTYTQTFDYDRAGNLITRHHSDAPGFSMFTASASNRSLGQRDDGGLPGEADIAQGFDANGNQLALQRGQAMRWDTRNQLSRVTLVQRDDGPDDDERYVYDRPGHRLRKVTLTQTGARTLQAEVRYLPGLEIHRDADGEEHHVISLEAGRSSVRVLHWPTSAPQGIDNNQRRYSLSDHLGSSTLELDDQAGVLTQEHYYAFGGTACWAGKSALVAKYKSIRYSGKERDATGLYYYGYRYYAPWLQRWVSADPLGVFDGLNIYRSFKNSPVVFFDSEGTVVLHFSKVWSGSDELTQSKVVVNYEIPEMRPGTHLAYYLERSRPGNSFSGIVSVIPFPTEDDPDGVADNDLGGVVDIYPLSVDSRIGMPEWQSPYEGSVHDGRAPIEHNSQVSGQLTSHEQMVKVFLRDESLAVGFTLNDVRNLPSLSVEGYRGVSAVVGMSRSLNQGKTLSVSNTFETVGGGRDDYSRASKLSMDPRNGVKAFPELSTEVKRGLLGMFSKLSDALGDNSLSFKEMFEAELLRPELQVRRKLSLVA, from the coding sequence ATGACCGTCCAGGTTTCTCACCACACCGCCACACCGACGTTGTCGGTCACGGACCCTCGTGGGCTGGCGATCCGCAGCGTGGGGTACTGCCGTCAGCGTGTCGAGCAAGCCATGGATGCGCGGATTACCCGGCAGCGCTTCGATGCGGCGGGGCGTTTGATTGCTTCGTGGGATCCGCGGTTGTGGGAGATGGCGCCTAGGCCCAATCTGGCGACCACTCATACGCTGTCCGGCACTGCGCTGCTGACCGACAGTGTCGACGGCGGCTGGCAGTTGAGCTTGCTGGGCGAGACGGGCCAGTCGCGGTCGGGGTGGGACGGACGCGGCAGTCAGCGTCACACCGAGTACGACGGGTTGCAGCGCCCGGTGGTGATCACGGAGCAGGCCAGTGACGGACCTGCGCGAATCGTTGATCGACTGACCTATGGCAGTTCGGATGAAGCGTTCGCTGAACACAACCAGTGCGGGCAAGTGATCCGCCACGATGACCCTGCCGGTTCTCAAGTCTTCGCCGATTATGGCCTCCATGGCTTGGCACTGAGCGAAGATCGGCGGGTACTCTCGGACCTGGAAACGCCGGACTGGCCGCTGGCAATCGACGCTCGGGATGCCTTGTTGGAACCGCAGTCGTTCATCACGACGCACACCTACAACCCGACGGGTGAGATCCGGGTTCAGACGGATGCAAAACACAACCTCAGAACCTTCTCCCACACCGTCGCGGGAGAGCTCAAGGGTGTCTGGCTGAAACAGGCAGCGGCCGAAGAGCCGCATGTGCTGGTCAGCAATATTCATTACAACGCCTTTGGCCAGATCGACAGCGAAACGGCTGGCAACGGGGTGGTGACCACATCCGAGTATGGCGTCGACGATGGTCGCCTGATCAGGTTGGTGGCCGGTCTGGCACAGCAAAAGCCGTTGCAGGATCTGAATTACACCTATGACCCCGTGGGTAATATCGTCGAGTTGCAAGACCGCTCCCGGAGCGTCGGGCATTTCAACAACCAGCGCATCGAACCGGTCAGCCACTACCGCTACGACAGTCTGTCGCAACTGGTCGAAGCCAAAGGCTGGGAGGTCAGCGCCCCGAGCCATGGGCCTGCGCTGCCGGGGTTAGTACCGACGCCACTGGACCCCAACCAACTGCGCACTTACACCCAGACCTTCGACTATGACCGGGCGGGCAACCTGATCACCCGTCACCACAGCGACGCTCCGGGCTTCTCGATGTTCACCGCCAGCGCCAGTAACCGCAGCCTCGGCCAACGAGACGACGGCGGCTTGCCGGGGGAGGCCGACATCGCCCAAGGCTTCGATGCCAACGGCAATCAACTGGCGTTGCAACGCGGACAAGCGATGCGTTGGGACACCCGTAATCAGTTGAGCCGGGTGACCTTGGTCCAGCGTGATGACGGCCCCGATGATGACGAACGTTACGTCTACGACCGCCCCGGCCATCGCCTGCGCAAAGTCACCCTGACGCAAACCGGCGCCCGAACCCTGCAAGCCGAAGTGCGTTATCTACCGGGGCTGGAAATTCACCGGGATGCCGACGGTGAAGAACACCATGTCATCAGCCTGGAAGCCGGTCGCAGCAGCGTGCGGGTGTTGCATTGGCCCACGTCTGCACCGCAGGGCATCGACAACAATCAACGGCGCTACAGCCTGAGTGATCATCTGGGGTCCAGCACTCTGGAGCTGGATGATCAGGCCGGTGTGCTGACGCAGGAACACTATTACGCCTTCGGGGGCACGGCGTGTTGGGCGGGTAAAAGTGCCTTGGTGGCGAAGTACAAGAGCATTCGGTATTCGGGGAAAGAGCGGGATGCGACGGGGTTGTATTACTACGGGTATCGGTATTACGCGCCGTGGTTGCAGCGGTGGGTGAGTGCGGATCCTCTTGGAGTTTTCGATGGGCTAAATATTTATCGATCTTTCAAGAATAGCCCTGTCGTATTTTTTGACTCCGAAGGTACAGTTGTTTTGCATTTTTCGAAGGTGTGGTCCGGTTCCGATGAACTGACTCAGTCCAAGGTTGTTGTGAACTATGAAATCCCAGAAATGCGCCCAGGCACTCATCTTGCTTATTATCTTGAACGGTCGCGACCGGGTAATAGTTTTTCTGGGATAGTAAGTGTTATACCGTTTCCGACTGAGGATGATCCTGATGGCGTGGCTGATAATGACCTTGGTGGCGTGGTTGATATTTATCCTTTGAGTGTGGATTCGCGAATAGGCATGCCTGAATGGCAATCCCCTTATGAGGGCTCTGTCCACGACGGAAGAGCTCCAATAGAGCATAATAGCCAGGTCAGTGGACAACTGACCTCACATGAGCAAATGGTAAAGGTTTTTTTGAGGGACGAGTCTTTAGCAGTAGGATTTACATTAAATGATGTTCGAAATCTTCCATCACTTTCAGTGGAAGGATATCGAGGGGTGTCTGCAGTAGTTGGAATGTCAAGGTCGTTGAATCAGGGAAAGACTTTAAGCGTTTCAAATACTTTTGAAACAGTTGGGGGCGGTAGAGATGACTATAGCAGGGCGAGCAAATTGTCTATGGATCCCCGCAATGGGGTTAAAGCATTTCCAGAGCTGTCAACTGAAGTGAAAAGAGGCTTGCTGGGTATGTTTTCAAAGCTCAGTGATGCCTTGGGTGATAATTCCTTGTCTTTCAAGGAGATGTTTGAGGCCGAACTTTTAAGGCCGGAGTTACAAGTGCGACGCAAGTTAAGTTTAGTGGCGTAA
- a CDS encoding methionine ABC transporter permease, protein MWFDRLLQGFIDTFLMVGVSSLIALLAGIPLAVILVTSSKGGIFEAPTLNRALGVFVNLFRSIPFLILMVALIPFTRLIVGTTYGVWAAVVPLTIAATPFFARIAEVSLREVDHGLIEAAQAMGCRRWHIVWHVLLPEALPGIVGGFTITLVTMINSSAMAGAIGAGGLGDIAYRYGYQRFDSQIMLTVIVLLVLLVAVIQLGGDRLARVFNKR, encoded by the coding sequence ATGTGGTTTGATCGATTGCTTCAAGGGTTCATCGACACCTTCCTGATGGTCGGCGTGTCATCACTGATCGCGCTGCTGGCGGGCATTCCGCTGGCGGTGATTCTGGTCACCAGTTCCAAGGGCGGGATCTTCGAAGCACCGACGCTGAACCGCGCACTGGGCGTCTTCGTGAACCTGTTCCGCTCGATCCCGTTTCTGATTCTGATGGTCGCGCTGATTCCCTTCACTCGGCTGATCGTCGGCACCACTTACGGCGTGTGGGCCGCCGTGGTCCCGCTGACCATCGCCGCCACGCCGTTCTTTGCGCGCATCGCCGAAGTCAGCTTGCGCGAGGTCGACCACGGCTTGATCGAAGCGGCACAGGCGATGGGTTGCCGACGCTGGCACATCGTCTGGCATGTGCTGTTGCCCGAGGCGCTGCCGGGGATCGTTGGCGGCTTCACCATCACCCTGGTGACCATGATCAACTCCTCGGCCATGGCCGGCGCGATTGGCGCCGGTGGCTTGGGCGATATCGCGTACCGCTACGGGTATCAGCGCTTTGATAGCCAGATCATGCTGACGGTGATTGTGTTGCTGGTGCTGCTGGTGGCGGTGATTCAGTTGGGTGGGGATCGGTTGGCACGGGTGTTTAATAAACGTTGA
- a CDS encoding ATP-binding cassette domain-containing protein — MNAANASLRLQTPAPRSAQQTELHPELNRAHVRFIGLGKTYNGQQGPVAALHGIDLAIRRGEVFGIIGRSGAGKSSLIRTINRLEQPSSGRVLIDQVDIGEFDEDRLVALRRRIGMIFQHFNLMSAKTVWQNVELPLKVAGVPKEKRQHKVRELLELVGLQEKHKAYPAQLSGGQKQRVGIARALVHDPAILLCDEATSALDPETTQSILGLLREINQRLGLTIILITHEMAVIRDICDRVVVLEHGRIVEQGPVWEVFGNPQHEVSKTLLAPLQHALPQELQNRLQAQPQSSEAAVVLRLQFTGSRQDEPDLAALFSALGARVRLLHGGVERIQGHALGQLLLAVSGSSLDAEALRQRAEHWAQHVEVLGYVV, encoded by the coding sequence ATGAATGCCGCCAACGCCTCGCTTCGACTGCAAACACCCGCGCCTCGCAGCGCACAACAGACCGAACTGCACCCGGAACTGAACCGTGCCCACGTGCGTTTTATCGGCCTGGGCAAAACCTACAACGGCCAGCAAGGCCCGGTCGCGGCGCTGCATGGCATCGACCTGGCGATCCGGCGCGGCGAAGTGTTCGGCATTATCGGGCGCAGCGGTGCGGGCAAGTCATCGCTGATCCGCACCATCAACCGCCTCGAACAACCGAGCAGCGGCCGGGTGCTGATCGATCAGGTGGACATCGGCGAGTTCGATGAGGATCGCCTGGTGGCGCTGCGGCGGCGCATCGGCATGATCTTCCAGCACTTCAACCTGATGTCGGCCAAGACCGTGTGGCAGAACGTCGAGTTGCCGCTGAAAGTAGCGGGCGTGCCCAAGGAAAAACGCCAGCACAAAGTCCGCGAACTGCTGGAATTGGTCGGCCTGCAAGAGAAACACAAGGCCTACCCGGCGCAGCTTTCGGGCGGGCAAAAACAACGCGTCGGCATCGCCCGGGCGCTGGTGCACGACCCGGCGATTCTGCTCTGCGACGAAGCCACTTCGGCGCTGGACCCAGAGACCACTCAGTCGATCCTCGGCCTGCTGCGCGAGATCAATCAGCGCCTGGGGCTGACGATCATTTTGATCACCCATGAAATGGCGGTGATCCGCGATATCTGTGACCGGGTGGTGGTGCTCGAACACGGGCGGATCGTCGAGCAAGGGCCGGTGTGGGAAGTGTTTGGCAACCCGCAGCACGAGGTCAGCAAAACCCTGCTCGCGCCACTGCAACACGCACTGCCGCAAGAGCTGCAAAACCGTTTGCAGGCACAGCCGCAATCATCGGAAGCCGCCGTGGTGCTGCGCTTGCAGTTCACCGGCAGCCGCCAGGATGAGCCGGACCTGGCGGCGCTGTTCAGCGCCCTCGGCGCACGTGTGCGCTTGCTGCACGGCGGCGTCGAGCGGATTCAGGGGCATGCCCTCGGGCAGTTGCTGCTGGCGGTGAGCGGCTCGTCACTGGACGCCGAGGCATTGCGCCAACGCGCCGAACACTGGGCACAACACGTGGAGGTGCTGGGTTATGTGGTTTGA
- a CDS encoding MetQ/NlpA family ABC transporter substrate-binding protein, which produces MTKKLLTHPVKALALALGLFSSVTFAADAPLKVGTTAAFAIPLEAAVEEAGKQGLKVELVEFSDWIAPNVSLASGDIDVNYFQHIPFLENAKAAAGFDLVPFAPGIINNVGLYSKKYKSFDELPQGANVAIANDPINSGRGLQLLAKAGLITLKPGVGYKATEDDIVANPKKIKILQVEAVQLVRAYDDADLVQGYPAYIRLAKTFDATSALLFDGLDHKEYVIQFVIQPKSKTDPRLIRFVDIYQHSPVVRAALDKAHGKLYQAGWEG; this is translated from the coding sequence ATGACCAAGAAACTGTTAACCCACCCAGTCAAAGCACTGGCCCTGGCCCTCGGCCTCTTCAGTTCCGTGACCTTCGCCGCCGACGCCCCGCTCAAGGTCGGCACCACCGCGGCCTTCGCCATCCCGCTGGAAGCCGCCGTCGAAGAGGCTGGCAAGCAAGGCCTGAAAGTCGAACTGGTGGAATTCAGCGACTGGATCGCCCCGAATGTCAGCCTGGCCTCGGGTGACATCGATGTGAACTACTTCCAGCACATCCCGTTCCTGGAAAACGCCAAGGCCGCCGCCGGTTTTGACCTGGTGCCGTTCGCGCCGGGCATTATCAACAACGTCGGCCTGTACTCGAAAAAATACAAAAGCTTCGATGAGCTCCCGCAAGGCGCCAACGTGGCCATCGCCAACGACCCGATCAACAGCGGGCGCGGCTTGCAACTGCTGGCCAAGGCCGGGCTGATCACCCTCAAACCGGGGGTCGGCTACAAGGCCACCGAGGACGACATCGTCGCCAACCCGAAGAAAATCAAAATCCTCCAGGTTGAAGCCGTGCAACTGGTGCGCGCGTATGACGACGCCGATCTGGTGCAAGGCTACCCGGCCTACATTCGCCTGGCGAAAACCTTCGACGCCACCTCGGCACTGCTGTTCGACGGCCTCGATCACAAGGAATACGTGATCCAGTTCGTGATCCAGCCAAAGAGCAAAACCGATCCGCGCCTGATCCGGTTTGTCGACATCTACCAGCACTCGCCGGTGGTCCGCGCTGCCCTGGATAAAGCCCATGGCAAGCTCTATCAAGCAGGCTGGGAAGGTTAA
- a CDS encoding LLM class flavin-dependent oxidoreductase: MSTPLETKKQILLNAFNMNCIGHINHGLWTHPRDNSTQYKTVEYWTELAQLLERGLFDGLFIADIVGVYDVYQNSVDVPLKESIQLPVNDPLLLVSAMAAVTKNLGFGLTANLTYEPPYLFARRLSTLDHLSRGRVGWNIVTGYLDSAAKAMGLSEQVEHDRRYDQADEYLQVLYKLWEGSWENDAVINDPQQRIYAQPGKVHKVEHHGEFYQVEGYHLCEPSPQRTPVLFQAGSSDRGLVFAGQHAECVFISGQNKASTKVQVDKVRASAIAAGRNPEDIKVFMGLNVIVGDTEDAAWAKHAEYLSYASAEAGVAHFSASTGIDFSAYPIDEPIQYVKNNAIQSATKNLQNNDWTRRKLLEQHALGGRYITVVGSPEQVADELESWIAETGLDGFNLTRIVTPESYVDFIDLVIPELQRRGSYKTAYEQGTLREKLFHAAAHLPEQHTGAAFRR; this comes from the coding sequence ATGAGTACGCCGCTGGAAACGAAAAAACAGATCCTGCTCAATGCCTTCAACATGAATTGCATCGGGCACATCAACCACGGCCTGTGGACTCATCCACGGGACAACTCGACCCAATACAAGACCGTCGAGTACTGGACCGAGCTCGCACAGTTGCTGGAACGCGGGCTGTTCGACGGTTTGTTCATCGCCGACATCGTCGGGGTTTACGACGTTTACCAGAACTCCGTCGATGTGCCGCTCAAGGAGTCGATCCAGTTGCCGGTCAATGACCCGTTGCTGCTGGTGTCGGCCATGGCTGCCGTGACGAAAAACCTCGGCTTCGGCCTGACCGCCAACCTCACCTACGAGCCGCCGTATCTGTTCGCCCGGCGCCTGTCGACGCTCGATCACCTGAGCCGTGGCCGGGTCGGCTGGAACATCGTCACCGGCTATCTCGACAGCGCCGCCAAGGCCATGGGCCTGAGCGAGCAGGTCGAGCACGACCGTCGTTACGACCAGGCCGATGAGTACCTCCAGGTGCTCTACAAACTCTGGGAAGGCAGTTGGGAAAACGACGCAGTGATCAACGATCCGCAGCAGCGGATCTACGCCCAACCGGGCAAGGTCCACAAGGTCGAGCACCACGGCGAGTTCTATCAGGTCGAGGGTTATCACCTTTGCGAGCCGTCACCGCAGCGCACGCCGGTGCTGTTCCAGGCCGGCAGTTCGGATCGCGGCCTGGTGTTCGCCGGGCAGCACGCCGAATGCGTGTTCATCAGCGGCCAGAACAAGGCCTCGACCAAGGTGCAGGTGGACAAGGTGCGCGCCAGCGCCATTGCCGCCGGGCGCAACCCTGAAGACATCAAGGTGTTCATGGGCCTGAACGTGATTGTCGGGGACACCGAAGACGCCGCGTGGGCCAAGCACGCCGAGTACCTGAGCTACGCCAGTGCCGAGGCCGGGGTGGCGCATTTCTCGGCCTCCACCGGGATCGATTTTTCCGCGTATCCGATCGACGAACCGATCCAGTACGTGAAGAACAACGCCATCCAGTCCGCCACCAAAAACCTGCAAAACAACGACTGGACCCGCCGCAAATTGCTGGAACAACACGCCTTGGGCGGCCGCTACATCACCGTGGTCGGCTCACCTGAACAGGTCGCCGATGAGCTGGAATCCTGGATCGCCGAAACCGGCCTGGACGGCTTCAACCTGACCCGCATCGTCACCCCGGAAAGCTATGTGGACTTCATCGACCTGGTGATTCCCGAGTTGCAGCGGCGTGGGTCGTACAAGACCGCCTACGAGCAGGGCACCTTGCGCGAAAAGCTGTTTCACGCAGCGGCGCATTTGCCCGAGCAGCACACCGGCGCAGCGTTCAGACGCTGA
- a CDS encoding SfnB family sulfur acquisition oxidoreductase, with amino-acid sequence MTLSQHVAVITSDEQALVVASDLADDFKRDSAVRDRERRLPHAELEVFTRSGLWGITVPREFGGAAVSNVTLAKVIALIAQADSSLGQIPQNHFYALEVLRVNGTPEQQKRLYAEVLAGQRFGNALAELGTKTAHDRVTRLTRDGAGFRINGRKFYATGAIYAQRIPTLVIDENGVQQLAFVPADTQGLSVIDDWSGFGQRTTGSGSVVFENVYVAAEDVVPFQSAFERPTPVGPLAQILHAAIDTGIARAAYEDALHFVRTKTRPWIDSGNEKATEDPLTIKSFGHLSIRLHATEALLERAGEFLDKAQADTNAQTIAAASIAVAEVRAISTEISLAAGSTLFELAGSQATLAEHGLDRHWRNARVHTLHDPVRWKYHAIGNYYLNDENPPLRGTI; translated from the coding sequence ATGACTCTTTCCCAACACGTCGCGGTCATTACCAGCGATGAGCAAGCCCTCGTCGTCGCCAGCGATCTGGCCGACGACTTCAAGCGCGACAGCGCCGTGCGCGACCGTGAACGCCGCCTGCCGCACGCCGAACTGGAAGTCTTCACGCGCTCCGGTCTGTGGGGCATCACCGTGCCCCGGGAATTCGGCGGCGCTGCGGTTTCCAACGTCACGTTGGCCAAAGTCATCGCCCTGATCGCCCAGGCCGACAGTTCGCTGGGGCAGATCCCGCAAAACCATTTTTATGCCCTTGAAGTGCTCCGCGTAAACGGCACGCCCGAGCAGCAGAAACGCCTGTACGCCGAAGTCCTTGCCGGTCAGCGCTTCGGCAATGCACTGGCCGAACTGGGCACCAAAACCGCCCATGACCGGGTCACCCGCCTGACCCGTGATGGCGCCGGATTTCGCATCAACGGTCGCAAGTTCTACGCCACCGGGGCCATTTACGCGCAACGGATTCCGACCCTGGTGATCGATGAAAACGGCGTCCAGCAGTTGGCATTCGTCCCCGCGGATACCCAGGGCTTGAGCGTCATCGACGACTGGAGCGGCTTCGGCCAGCGCACCACCGGCAGCGGTTCGGTGGTGTTCGAAAACGTCTACGTGGCCGCTGAAGATGTGGTTCCGTTTCAAAGCGCTTTCGAGCGGCCGACACCGGTCGGCCCGCTGGCGCAGATTCTCCACGCGGCCATCGACACCGGCATCGCCCGCGCCGCCTATGAAGACGCCCTGCATTTTGTGCGGACCAAGACCCGCCCGTGGATCGATTCCGGCAACGAAAAAGCTACCGAAGATCCGCTGACGATCAAAAGCTTCGGCCACTTGAGCATCCGCTTGCACGCCACCGAAGCGCTGTTGGAACGCGCCGGCGAATTCCTCGACAAGGCCCAGGCCGACACCAACGCGCAGACCATCGCCGCAGCCTCGATTGCAGTCGCCGAAGTCCGCGCCATCAGCACCGAAATTTCCCTGGCCGCCGGCAGCACGCTGTTCGAACTGGCCGGCAGCCAGGCAACCCTCGCCGAACATGGCCTGGACCGCCACTGGCGCAATGCCCGCGTGCACACCCTGCACGACCCGGTGCGCTGGAAGTATCACGCGATCGGCAATTACTACCTCAACGATGAAAACCCGCCACTGCGGGGGACGATTTGA
- a CDS encoding SfnB family sulfur acquisition oxidoreductase — translation MSNLADAGVQTDLDIAPLLLPAHVLSSDAQALEAAHELAQVARQQAARRDQLRKLPWSEIEQFTRSGLGSIAIPRAYGGPDVSFVTIAEVFAIISAADPALGQIPQNQFGILNLLLHTATERQKKQLFQSVLEGWRIGNAGPERGTKNTLELKARITADGDGFVINGQKFYSTGALFAHWIAVKALNDDGKQVIAFVRRGTPGLRIVDDWSGFGQRTTASGTVLLNNVRVEAELVVENWRINDSPNIQGAVSQLIQAAIDAGIARGALDDAIQFVRERARPWIDAKVERASDDLYVIADIGKLKIELHAAEALLRKAGQVLDQVNAAPVTAESAARASIAVAEAKVLTTEISLLASEKLFELAGSRATLAEFNLDRHWRNARVHTLHDPVRWKYHAVGTYHLNGTLPARHSWI, via the coding sequence ATGTCTAATCTGGCAGATGCAGGGGTCCAGACTGATCTGGACATCGCACCGTTGTTGTTGCCCGCGCACGTACTGAGCAGCGACGCTCAGGCACTCGAAGCCGCCCATGAACTCGCGCAAGTCGCCCGCCAGCAAGCGGCGCGGCGCGATCAACTGCGCAAATTGCCCTGGTCAGAAATTGAACAATTCACCCGCAGCGGACTCGGCAGCATTGCCATCCCTCGGGCGTACGGCGGCCCCGACGTTTCGTTCGTCACCATCGCCGAAGTCTTCGCCATTATTTCTGCGGCCGACCCGGCGCTCGGGCAAATCCCGCAAAACCAGTTCGGCATCCTCAACCTGTTGCTGCACACCGCTACCGAACGGCAGAAAAAACAGCTGTTTCAAAGCGTGCTCGAAGGCTGGCGGATCGGCAACGCGGGACCTGAACGCGGGACCAAAAACACCCTTGAACTCAAGGCCCGGATCACCGCTGACGGTGACGGTTTTGTCATCAACGGCCAGAAGTTCTACTCCACCGGCGCGCTGTTCGCCCACTGGATCGCCGTCAAGGCACTGAATGACGACGGCAAGCAAGTTATCGCGTTCGTCCGCCGTGGCACGCCGGGGTTGCGCATCGTCGACGACTGGTCGGGCTTCGGTCAGCGCACCACCGCCAGCGGCACCGTGCTGTTGAACAACGTGCGGGTCGAGGCCGAGCTAGTCGTGGAAAACTGGCGAATCAACGACAGCCCGAACATCCAGGGCGCCGTGTCCCAACTGATTCAGGCCGCCATCGACGCCGGCATCGCCCGTGGAGCCCTCGACGACGCCATTCAGTTCGTCCGTGAGCGCGCACGGCCGTGGATCGACGCCAAAGTCGAACGCGCCAGCGATGACCTCTACGTGATTGCCGACATCGGCAAACTGAAAATCGAACTGCACGCCGCCGAAGCGCTGCTGCGCAAGGCCGGGCAGGTCCTTGATCAGGTCAACGCGGCGCCGGTCACTGCCGAGTCCGCCGCCCGCGCCTCGATTGCCGTGGCCGAAGCCAAGGTGCTGACCACCGAGATTTCGCTGCTCGCCAGCGAGAAGCTTTTCGAGCTGGCCGGCAGCCGCGCCACGCTCGCCGAGTTCAACCTCGACCGTCACTGGCGCAACGCCCGCGTCCACACCCTGCACGACCCGGTGCGCTGGAAGTACCACGCGGTGGGCACCTATCACCTGAACGGCACCCTGCCCGCTCGGCATTCCTGGATCTGA